In Pyricularia oryzae 70-15 chromosome 2, whole genome shotgun sequence, one genomic interval encodes:
- a CDS encoding transcription initiation factor TFIID subunit 1 has protein sequence MTEKDAAKPDPEASAAPGATPPASDDDWERQKLADNETMRKLLDQDSNGQVNILPQEYMNEDYTFDQSGKADDAEDFEDISDDDLPEEEETAGTQTASAELPGLTDDGGTSNDNDDLWGEGEGDGDADLGPSSPLIGAPSSPPPEAADDTDADTMDTSPDAKEREDSAPYKPSDFDINFPTADYSLNQDPSIPAVAQTELELVKSVWPTFDTGTQFDWNRLLPPKKATWVGKKPTRAPKPLAPTKLSLDLEVDQEKTFRVPGPAAGTTRQKIRDAEAKGLVSCLVPEPIEEADITIFSRELDDDNETVGGFTLADIETICFDFESMIDAGQPISPPLTPTLNAHGDDEDDWDKMFLDSQPAAKRRKIEVERGLPRIPRFVAPSFDQFEEATARAAKRVHLDFADPHLLIEEQTVKHRKLNNTKAANGRLGRNALSRFNFANDEQYENLKLNHKHKVRATIGNMAVEHSIPAIKLLWPYYSVKPEAIQPYDYHRPLLQTNKGAGDWVRFSQPTKRKRKIEKNRKVQETFSSSKDLTLNDNSYVVLFEYSEQIPTVLSKFGMGNKIVNHARKRINTEDESSVVDKKVYELGEENILTTEDKSPFSTFGRVEQGEVVPTLTNAMYHAPIFKHQPRKTDFILGRSTTGKEGPFYYLRKIDHLYVVGQNFPSMEVPGPHSRKVTTLSKNRMKMIAYRLIHSKGAVELPEMTKHVKGSTDPQNRQKLKEFLSYDKNIKAWKIKESDTLLDKDSIDKMIKPEDVCLNDAHQVGAGELLINGYTVSKVEENDHDLDDGNEQSFAKSMSPWNTTKAFIDACAGKAMVRLRGPGDPTGHGLGFSFIKTSMKGGYMEALQKDRGPGNTANDAMTIEAQRKDANGHSYNVKQQEELYNKEIGEIWTKQKMTLSDPMEHDDEDMQKMDDEDDRFYGNGNASANASFAQSGNFGGSQAPASSIMPPTPGGIGGSTVIDDKTSVFSRRSATEIGGASGVGGGRKKMLKIYRRMADGSEETVEMVFDEKVMKRYIDQRREARSNEIDVFSENIGFTNDEEYNAAMIQRINQEQARLIRNKERRLQREKSKSKLGPSVAAARASTPSGGPNDPDSPAPSIEKGAGAPAGGTSRKCANCGQVGHIKTNKKLCPLLNGTWTKESGGHEEAGGFNDA, from the exons ATGACGGAAAAGGATGCTGCCAAGCCCGACCCCGAGGCGTCGGCGGCACCCGGCGCCACGCCGCCTGCTAGCGACGATGACTGGGAGCGCCAGAAGCTTGCGGATAACGAGACCATGAGAAAGCTACTCGACCAGGATTCCAATGGACAGGTCAACATTCTCCCTCAGGAGTACATGAATGAAGATTACACGTTCGACCAGAGTGGAAAGGCCGACGATGCCGAGGACTTTGAGGATATCAGCGACGACGACCTGccagaggaggaggagacgGCGGGCACCCAAACTGCATCAGCTGAGCTGCCTGGCTTGACGGATGATGGCGGGACGAGCAACGACAATGACGATCTCTGGGGTGAAGGCGAGGGTGACGGCGATGCTGATCTCGGCCCGTCGTCGCCACTAATCGGCGCGCCATCATCGCCTCCCCCCGAAGCGGCTGACGATACTGATGCCGATACGATGGATACAAGTCCCGATGCGAAGGAGAGGGAAGATTCGGCGCCGTACAAACCCAGCGATTTTGATATCAACTTCCCCACTGCAGACTACTCGCTCAACCAGGACCCAAGCATTCCTGCGGTTGCGCAGACCGAGCTGGAGCTTGTCAAGTCCGTGTGGCCTACGTTTGATACGGGTACACAGTTTGACTGGAACCGGCTCCTTCCACCTAAGAAGGCAACCTGGGTGGGCAAGAAGCCGACGCGTGCTCCAAAACCACTGGCCCCTACCAAGCTCAGTCTGGATCTTGAAGTAGATCAGGAGAAGACCTTCCGTGTGCCGGGCCCAGCTGCCGGGACAACCAGGCAGAAGATCCGCGATGCCGAAGCTAAGGGCCTCGTCTCGTGTCTTGTTCCGGAGCCCATCGAGGAGGCGGACATCACCATCTTTAGTAGAGAGTTGGATGACGACAACGAAACAGTTGGAGGCTTCACTCTGGCGGATATCGAGACGATCTGCTTTGATTTCGAATCCATGATAGATGCTGGACAACCGATTTCCCCGCCGCTTACGCCTACCTTGAATGCTCACGgcgatgatgaggatgatTGGGACAAGATGTTCCTGGATTCCCAGCCGGCGGCCAAGCGCCGCAAGATCGAGGTTGAAAGGGGGTTGCCGAGGATACCACGGTTTGTGGCACCCAGTTTTGACCAGTTCGAggaggccacggccagggcAGCCAAGCGCGTGCACCTGGACTTTGCAGACCCCCACCTCCTCATCGAAGAGCAGACCGTCAAGCATCGCAAGCTGAACAACACCAAGGCCGCTAATGGCCGCCTCGGGCGTAATGCCCTGTCCCGCTTCAACTTTGCCAACGATGAACAGTACGAGAATCTCAAACTCAACCACAAGCACAAGGTCCGTGCCACCATTGGAAACATGGCCGTCGAGCACAGTATACCCGCCATCAAGCTCCTGTGGCCGTACTACTCGGTCAAGCCGGAAGCCATCCAGCCATACGACTACCACAGACCACTGCTACAGACCAACAAGGGCGCAGGTGACTGGGTCAGGTTTTCGCAGCCGACCAAGCGGAAGCGCAAGATCGAGAAGAACCGCAAGGTTCAGGAGACGTTTTCTTCCTCTAAGGACCTAACGCTCAATGACAACTCCTACGTGGTGCTTTTTGAGTATTCTGAGCAGATCCCTACAGTACTCTCCAAGTTTGGCATGGGTAACAAGATCGTCAATCACGCCCGGAAAAGAATAAACACCGAGGACGAGTCATCTGTCGTCGACAAGAAGGTGTATGAGCTTGGTGAAGAGAACATCCTCACCACCGAGGATAAGTCTCCGTTTTCAACCTTTGGACGCGTTGAGCAGGGCGAGGTGGTGCCGACCCTTACGAATGCGATGTATCACGCTCCTATCTTCAAGCACCAACCGAGGAAAACAGACTTCATCCTCGGGCGCAGCACCACTGGTAAAGAAGGGCCTTTCTACTATCTCCGCAAGATTGACCACCTCTACGTTGTTGGTCAGAACTTCCCCTCGATGGAGGTTCCTGGTCCTCACTCGCGAAAGGTGACGACTCTAAGCAAGAACCGTATGAAGATGATTGCATATCGGTTGATTCATTCCAAGGGGGCAGTCGAGCTGCCCGAGATGACGAAACACGTCAAGGGATCCACAGATCCTCAAAACAGGCAAAAACTAAAGGAATTCTTGTCGTACGACAAAAACATCAAGGcctggaaaataaaggagtCTGACACGCTCCTGGACAAGGACTCGATCGACAAGATGATCAAACCCGAGGATGTTTGCCTCAACGACGCGCATCAGGTAGGAGCAGGAGAACTCCTTATTAATGGGTACACTGTGTCCAAGGTTGAGGAAAACGACCATGACCTCGATGACGGTAACGAGCAGTCGTTCGCCAAGTCCATGTCGCCATGGAACACAACCAAGGCCTTCATTGATGCATGCGCGGGCAAGGCAATGGTGCGCCTGCGGGGCCCTGGCGACCCGACGGGACATGGTCTTGGGTTCAGCTTTATAAAGACCTCTATGAAGGGTGGCTATATGGAGGCGCTGCAGAAGGACCGCGGTCCTGGCAACACGGCCAACGACGCTATGACTATCGAGGCGCAGCGTAAGGACGCCAACGGGCACTCGTACAACGTGAAGCAGCAGGAGGAGCTGTATAACAAGGAGATCGGAGAGATCTGGACCAAGCAGAAGATGACACTCTCCGACCCTATGGAgcatgacgacgaggacatgCAGAAGATGGATGACGAAGACGACAGGTTCTACGGGAACGGAAACGCCAGCGCCAACGCCTCTTTTGCACAGAGCGGCAACTTTGGCGGCTCGCAGGCGCCAGCCTCGAGCATCATGCCGCCAACGCCCGGCGGTATCGGTGGCAGCACCGTAATAGATGACAAGACGAGCGTGTTTAGTCGACGCAGCGCGACTGAAATCGGCGGTGCTAGTGGCGTCGGCGGTGGAAGGAAGAAGATGCTCAAGATTTACAGGAGGATGGCTGACGGCAGCGAGGAGACGGTGGAGATGGTGTTTGACGAGAAGGTCATGAAGCGATACATTGACCAGAGGAGGGAGGCTAGGTCGAATGAAATTGA TGTTTTCAGCGAGAACATCGGGTTCACCAACGACGAAGAGTACAATGCGGCCATGATACAGCG CATTAACCAAGAGCAAGCGCGCCTCATCCGCAACAAGGAGCGACGCCTCCAGCGGGAGAAGAGCAAGAGCAAGCTCGGCCCCTCTGTTGCTGCGGCACGCGCCAGCACTCCCAGCGGCGGGCCTAATGACCCGGACTCCCCCGCTCCCAGCATCGAGAAGGGTGCCGGTGCACCTGCTGGCGGCACGTCTAGGAAGTGCGCCAACTGTGGGCAGGTGGGACATATTAAGACCAACAAAAA GCTTTGCCCACTTTTGAACGGCACCTGGACGAAAGAATCTGGCGGCCACGAAGAAGCCGGTGGATTCAACGATGCGTGA
- a CDS encoding transcription initiation factor TFIID subunit 1, variant, protein MTEKDAAKPDPEASAAPGATPPASDDDWERQKLADNETMRKLLDQDSNGQVNILPQEYMNEDYTFDQSGKADDAEDFEDISDDDLPEEEETAGTQTASAELPGLTDDGGTSNDNDDLWGEGEGDGDADLGPSSPLIGAPSSPPPEAADDTDADTMDTSPDAKEREDSAPYKPSDFDINFPTADYSLNQDPSIPAVAQTELELVKSVWPTFDTGTQFDWNRLLPPKKATWVGKKPTRAPKPLAPTKLSLDLEVDQEKTFRVPGPAAGTTRQKIRDAEAKGLVSCLVPEPIEEADITIFSRELDDDNETVGGFTLADIETICFDFESMIDAGQPISPPLTPTLNAHGDDEDDWDKMFLDSQPAAKRRKIEVERGLPRIPRFVAPSFDQFEEATARAAKRVHLDFADPHLLIEEQTVKHRKLNNTKAANGRLGRNALSRFNFANDEQYENLKLNHKHKVRATIGNMAVEHSIPAIKLLWPYYSVKPEAIQPYDYHRPLLQTNKGAGDWVRFSQPTKRKRKIEKNRKVQETFSSSKDLTLNDNSYVVLFEYSEQIPTVLSKFGMGNKIVNHARKRINTEDESSVVDKKVYELGEENILTTEDKSPFSTFGRVEQGEVVPTLTNAMYHAPIFKHQPRKTDFILGRSTTGKEGPFYYLRKIDHLYVVGQNFPSMEVPGPHSRKVTTLSKNRMKMIAYRLIHSKGAVELPEMTKHVKGSTDPQNRQKLKEFLSYDKNIKAWKIKESDTLLDKDSIDKMIKPEDVCLNDAHQVGAGELLINGYTVSKVEENDHDLDDGNEQSFAKSMSPWNTTKAFIDACAGKAMVRLRGPGDPTGHGLGFSFIKTSMKGGYMEALQKDRGPGNTANDAMTIEAQRKDANGHSYNVKQQEELYNKEIGEIWTKQKMTLSDPMEHDDEDMQKMDDEDDRFYGNGNASANASFAQSGNFGGSQAPASSIMPPTPGGIGGSTVIDDKTSVFSRRSATEIGGASGVGGGRKKMLKIYRRMADGSEETVEMVFDEKVMKRYIDQRREARSNEIDVFSENIGFTNDEEYNAAMIQRYGLTRCLDISDLLASVILTKPK, encoded by the exons ATGACGGAAAAGGATGCTGCCAAGCCCGACCCCGAGGCGTCGGCGGCACCCGGCGCCACGCCGCCTGCTAGCGACGATGACTGGGAGCGCCAGAAGCTTGCGGATAACGAGACCATGAGAAAGCTACTCGACCAGGATTCCAATGGACAGGTCAACATTCTCCCTCAGGAGTACATGAATGAAGATTACACGTTCGACCAGAGTGGAAAGGCCGACGATGCCGAGGACTTTGAGGATATCAGCGACGACGACCTGccagaggaggaggagacgGCGGGCACCCAAACTGCATCAGCTGAGCTGCCTGGCTTGACGGATGATGGCGGGACGAGCAACGACAATGACGATCTCTGGGGTGAAGGCGAGGGTGACGGCGATGCTGATCTCGGCCCGTCGTCGCCACTAATCGGCGCGCCATCATCGCCTCCCCCCGAAGCGGCTGACGATACTGATGCCGATACGATGGATACAAGTCCCGATGCGAAGGAGAGGGAAGATTCGGCGCCGTACAAACCCAGCGATTTTGATATCAACTTCCCCACTGCAGACTACTCGCTCAACCAGGACCCAAGCATTCCTGCGGTTGCGCAGACCGAGCTGGAGCTTGTCAAGTCCGTGTGGCCTACGTTTGATACGGGTACACAGTTTGACTGGAACCGGCTCCTTCCACCTAAGAAGGCAACCTGGGTGGGCAAGAAGCCGACGCGTGCTCCAAAACCACTGGCCCCTACCAAGCTCAGTCTGGATCTTGAAGTAGATCAGGAGAAGACCTTCCGTGTGCCGGGCCCAGCTGCCGGGACAACCAGGCAGAAGATCCGCGATGCCGAAGCTAAGGGCCTCGTCTCGTGTCTTGTTCCGGAGCCCATCGAGGAGGCGGACATCACCATCTTTAGTAGAGAGTTGGATGACGACAACGAAACAGTTGGAGGCTTCACTCTGGCGGATATCGAGACGATCTGCTTTGATTTCGAATCCATGATAGATGCTGGACAACCGATTTCCCCGCCGCTTACGCCTACCTTGAATGCTCACGgcgatgatgaggatgatTGGGACAAGATGTTCCTGGATTCCCAGCCGGCGGCCAAGCGCCGCAAGATCGAGGTTGAAAGGGGGTTGCCGAGGATACCACGGTTTGTGGCACCCAGTTTTGACCAGTTCGAggaggccacggccagggcAGCCAAGCGCGTGCACCTGGACTTTGCAGACCCCCACCTCCTCATCGAAGAGCAGACCGTCAAGCATCGCAAGCTGAACAACACCAAGGCCGCTAATGGCCGCCTCGGGCGTAATGCCCTGTCCCGCTTCAACTTTGCCAACGATGAACAGTACGAGAATCTCAAACTCAACCACAAGCACAAGGTCCGTGCCACCATTGGAAACATGGCCGTCGAGCACAGTATACCCGCCATCAAGCTCCTGTGGCCGTACTACTCGGTCAAGCCGGAAGCCATCCAGCCATACGACTACCACAGACCACTGCTACAGACCAACAAGGGCGCAGGTGACTGGGTCAGGTTTTCGCAGCCGACCAAGCGGAAGCGCAAGATCGAGAAGAACCGCAAGGTTCAGGAGACGTTTTCTTCCTCTAAGGACCTAACGCTCAATGACAACTCCTACGTGGTGCTTTTTGAGTATTCTGAGCAGATCCCTACAGTACTCTCCAAGTTTGGCATGGGTAACAAGATCGTCAATCACGCCCGGAAAAGAATAAACACCGAGGACGAGTCATCTGTCGTCGACAAGAAGGTGTATGAGCTTGGTGAAGAGAACATCCTCACCACCGAGGATAAGTCTCCGTTTTCAACCTTTGGACGCGTTGAGCAGGGCGAGGTGGTGCCGACCCTTACGAATGCGATGTATCACGCTCCTATCTTCAAGCACCAACCGAGGAAAACAGACTTCATCCTCGGGCGCAGCACCACTGGTAAAGAAGGGCCTTTCTACTATCTCCGCAAGATTGACCACCTCTACGTTGTTGGTCAGAACTTCCCCTCGATGGAGGTTCCTGGTCCTCACTCGCGAAAGGTGACGACTCTAAGCAAGAACCGTATGAAGATGATTGCATATCGGTTGATTCATTCCAAGGGGGCAGTCGAGCTGCCCGAGATGACGAAACACGTCAAGGGATCCACAGATCCTCAAAACAGGCAAAAACTAAAGGAATTCTTGTCGTACGACAAAAACATCAAGGcctggaaaataaaggagtCTGACACGCTCCTGGACAAGGACTCGATCGACAAGATGATCAAACCCGAGGATGTTTGCCTCAACGACGCGCATCAGGTAGGAGCAGGAGAACTCCTTATTAATGGGTACACTGTGTCCAAGGTTGAGGAAAACGACCATGACCTCGATGACGGTAACGAGCAGTCGTTCGCCAAGTCCATGTCGCCATGGAACACAACCAAGGCCTTCATTGATGCATGCGCGGGCAAGGCAATGGTGCGCCTGCGGGGCCCTGGCGACCCGACGGGACATGGTCTTGGGTTCAGCTTTATAAAGACCTCTATGAAGGGTGGCTATATGGAGGCGCTGCAGAAGGACCGCGGTCCTGGCAACACGGCCAACGACGCTATGACTATCGAGGCGCAGCGTAAGGACGCCAACGGGCACTCGTACAACGTGAAGCAGCAGGAGGAGCTGTATAACAAGGAGATCGGAGAGATCTGGACCAAGCAGAAGATGACACTCTCCGACCCTATGGAgcatgacgacgaggacatgCAGAAGATGGATGACGAAGACGACAGGTTCTACGGGAACGGAAACGCCAGCGCCAACGCCTCTTTTGCACAGAGCGGCAACTTTGGCGGCTCGCAGGCGCCAGCCTCGAGCATCATGCCGCCAACGCCCGGCGGTATCGGTGGCAGCACCGTAATAGATGACAAGACGAGCGTGTTTAGTCGACGCAGCGCGACTGAAATCGGCGGTGCTAGTGGCGTCGGCGGTGGAAGGAAGAAGATGCTCAAGATTTACAGGAGGATGGCTGACGGCAGCGAGGAGACGGTGGAGATGGTGTTTGACGAGAAGGTCATGAAGCGATACATTGACCAGAGGAGGGAGGCTAGGTCGAATGAAATTGA TGTTTTCAGCGAGAACATCGGGTTCACCAACGACGAAGAGTACAATGCGGCCATGATACAGCGGTATGGTCTTACCCGCTGTCTTGATATCTCCGATCTCCTCGCCTCTGTGATATTAACAAAACCAAAATAA
- a CDS encoding tRNA-dihydrouridine synthase 3 produces MDPNATTPIPHPPELASTAEKRLIEAENGEPAAKRVRLDEDGGENARDSAVKGDAANGQEHITPAASEIKPDNRVKGQAPIKAEYLVEVIHNNGRDARDEGPDDDAAEGRTASEPSGKVARKGKKGQNQARDFGRSADSIRLCNSRMLSDEFSPKHCSFGDRCNLSHDLRKYLAEGRRPDLETFGGKCPIFEVHGWCNAGWKCLFVRSHMEEVEREDGRKELVLLRDLTRSKKPEGEASEDGPYGVVNTVASVDKHRMGRSKVDLSRSVEYSKWMDQYTNLVKQLHNARVDEKKREEELGELRATFVEPPFKPSEKRRLYFGRETPVLAPLTTQGNLPFRRLCVDLGAQGTYSEMAMAKPIVQGQQSEWALMKAHESETRPPTLSPETLASNSPIVKVYDNSRDLRFGAQISASSHPLAIKAAECLTTFLPHLRLIDLNCGCPIDMIYKAGAGSALLEQHNKIERIIRGMNAVSGEVPITCKLRIGVKENHPLAKKNIERAVFGSPDFRNQLGAPGCAAITLHGRTRQQRYKKPADWGYIAECAALIQSYRDKRDELTDTVREPDASTLAPSSEVFFLGNGDCYSHADYYKAIDESHVDTVMIGRGALIKPWVFEEIAAGQYLDKSSTERLGYIERFCRYGMEAWGADEMGIGTTRRFLLEYLSFAYRYVPIGLLERLPPAINDRPPAYRGRDDLETLMASDNYRDWIKISEMFLGPAHEGFKFQPKHKSNSYEMEAEG; encoded by the exons ATGGACCCTAACGCAACAACCCCAATCCCTCATCCACCAGAGCTGGCCTCGACCGCTGAGAAGCGATTGATTGAAGCTGAAAATGGTGAGCCTGCAGCTAAGCGTGTGAGGCTTGATGAAGACGGCGGCGAAAACGCAAGGGATTCGGCTGTGAAGGGGGATGCCGCCAATGGCCAGGAACACATTACCCCAGCCGCTTCCGAGATTAAACCGGACAACCGTGTCAAAGGCCAAGCACCCATCAAGGCTGA ATATCTGGTCGAGGTCATACACAACAATGGCCGCGATGCACGTGATGAAGGCCCagacgacgacgccgccgagggcCGCACCGCGTCTGAGCCTTCAGGAAAGGTCGCCCGCAAGGGCAAAAAGGGCCAGAACCAAGCCCGCGATTTTGGCCGTTCTGCAGACTCAATCCGTCTGTGCAACAGCCGCATGCTCTCGGATGAGTTTTCCCCCAAGCACTGCAGCTTCGGCGACCGCTGCAACCTGTCGCACGACCTTCGTAAGTACCTCGCCGAGGGCCGCCGGCCGGATCTCGAGACCTTTGGTGGCAAGTGCCCTATCTTCGAGGTGCACGGCTGGTGCAACGCCGGCTGGAAGTGTTTGTTTGTTAGGAGCCACATGGAGGAGGTTGAGCGCGAGGATGGCAGGAAGGAGCTGGTACTGCTCAGGGATCTCACACGCAGCAAGAAGCCCGAAGGTGAGGCGAGTGAAGACGGGCCGTACGGGGTGGTGAACACGGTTGCCAGCGTGGACAAGCACCGTATGGGGCGCAGCAAGGTCGATCTCAGCCGGTCGGTCGAGTATAGCAAGTGGATGGATCAGTATACGAATCTGGTCAAGCAACTACACAATGCACGAGTCGACGAGAAGAAGCGGGAGGAGGAGCTTGGTGAGCTTCGCGCCACTTTTGTCGAGCCGCCGTTCAAGCCATCAGAGAAGCGCCGGCTCTATTTCGGGCGCGAGACGCCTGTGCTGGCGCCGCTGACGACCCAGGGAAACCTTCCCTTTCGACGACTATGCGTTGACCTCGGTGCCCAGGGGACATATTCGGAGATGGCCATGGCGAAGCCCATCGTGCAGGGCCAGCAGTCGGAGTGGGCGCTCATGAAAGCTCACGAGTCGGAAACACGGCCACCAACCTTGTCTCCAGAGACACTAGCCTCGAACAGCCCGATTGTCAAGGTCTATGACAACAGTAGGGACCTACGGTTCGGTGCGCAAATCTCGGCATCTTCTCACCCTCTTGCCATCAAGGCCGCCGAGTGCCTCACAACCTTCCTCCCCCACCTCAGGCTGATCGACCTCAACTGCGGCTGCCCGATTGACATGATCTACAAGGCTGGAGCCGGATCAGCCCTTCTTGAGCAGCACAACAAGATCGAGCGCATCATCCGCGGCATGAACGCCGTCTCAGGCGAGGTGCCCATCACCTGCAAGCTGCGCATAGGCGTCAAAGAGAACCACCCGCTGGCCAAGAAGAACATCGAGCGCGCAGTGTTCGGCAGCCCGGATTTCAGGAATCAGCTGGGGGCGCCGGGATGCGCCGCCATCACGTTGCACGGGCGGACGCGGCAGCAGCGCTACAAGAAGCCGGCGGACTGGGGCTACATCGCTGAGTGCGCGGCGCTGATCCAGAGCTACCGCGACAAGAGGGACGAGCTGACTGACACGGTGCGGGAGCCGGACGCGAGCACGCTGGCCCCGTCGTCAGAGGTCTTCTTCCTCGGCAATGGCGACTGTTACAGCCACGCCGACTACTACAAGGCCATCGATGAGTCCCACGTCGACACAGTCATGATCGGACGCGGGGCTCTTATCAAGCCCTGGGTGTTTGAGGAGATCGCGGCGGGCCAGTACCTGGACAAATCCTCGACGGAGCGGTTAGGCTATATCGAGCGTTTCTGCAGGTACGGTATGGAGGCGTGGGGCGCCGACGAAATGGGCATCGGCACCACGCGACGCTTCCTGCTCGAGTACCTGTCCTTTGCTTACCGCTACGTTCCCATCGGCTTGCTCGAGCGGCTGCCGCCGGCAATCAACGACCGGCCACCCGCGTACCGCGGAAGGGATGATCTGGAGACGCTGATGGCGAGCGACAACTATCGAGATTGGATCAAGATCAG CGAAATGTTCCTCGGTCCGGCACATGAGGGCTTCAAGTTCCAGCCAAAGCATAAGAGTAACAGTTATGAGATGGAAGCTGAGGGTTAA
- a CDS encoding mitochondrial hypoxia responsive domain-containing protein, whose product MRVISKEEEAAHYSATIKGGLVGGSVGLALGLAGVVGASKRYAAFRSLTLPFRAFLVTSSGTFGAITVAERYSIAFAKQQDPMNFYKDESTRVLEEARQQASQMQRLKDWGRENRYTIVFASWLASMGVALAAVGKDKYLTTAQKLVQARVYAQGLTLAVLIATAVFETADAKSGRGRWQTVMVVDPNDPEHKHLIEKKIHKEEYEGQDLWMDMVAAEEKRIANQKKVREEAAAKVNGEAKKENSGKTEAASA is encoded by the exons ATGAGAGTCATcagcaaagaagaagaagccgcCCACTACAGCGCAACCATAAAGGGAGGCTTGGTCGGCGGTAGCGTCGGCCTGGCGCTGGGTCTCGCAGGCGTCGTGGGCGCTTCCAAACGGTACGCCGCCTTCCGGTCGCTGACGCTGCCGTTCCGCGCCTTCCTGGTCACGTCGTCGGGCACCTTTGGTGCTATCACGGTGGCGGAGCGGTACAGTATCGCGTTCGCCAAGCAGCAGGACCCCATGAACTTTTACAAGGACGAGTCGACGCGCGTGCTCGAGGAGGCGCGCCAGCAGGCCTCGCAGATGCAGCGCCTCAAGGACTGGGGCCGCGAGAACAGGTACACTATCGTCTTCGCCAGTTGGCTGGCCAGCATGGGCGTCGCCCTCGCCGCTGTCGGCAAGGACAAGTACCTCACCACCGCCCAGAAGCTGGTCCAGGCCCGTGTCTATGCTCAGGGTCTGACCCTGGCCGTCCTCATCGCCACCGCGGTGTTCGAGACGGCTGATGCCAAGAGCGGCAGGGGAAGGTGGCAGACCGTCATGGTTGTCGACCCCAACGACCCGGAGCACAAGCACTTGATTGAGAAGAAGATCCACAAGGAGGAGTACGAGGGACAGGATCTGTGGATGG ATATGGTTGCCGCTGAGGAGAAGAGGATAGCCAACCAGAAGAAGGTCCGCGAAGAAGCCGCCGCCAAGGTCAATggcgaggccaagaaggaaaACTCGGGGAAGACCGAAGCTGCCTCGGCATAA